Genomic DNA from Bacillus sp. (in: firmicutes):
TCACAGGCGATCTTAAATAATGTTAAAATGATTTCCGAATTTGAACCTAACCTCCCTCTACTATATTGCGATGAAAATCAATTAAAACAAGTATTCATAAATATTATTAAAAATGCCATAGAGGCAATGCCAAATGGTGGAAAGGTCAAGATTCAAGCCAAAAAGAAAGAAAATAATCTTGTTATTCGCTTTATTGATCAAGGGTGCGGGATACCTAAAGACAGAATCGCAAAGTTGGGAGAGCCTTTTTATAGTACGAAGGAAAAGGGAACAGGTTTAGGGTTAATGGTAAGTTTTAAAATTATCGAAGCTCACAAAGGAAGAATTAAGATTGAAAGTGAAGTAGGTCAAGGAACTACTGTGGATCTTAGTTTTCCAATCTCTTCATCTGTCGTGGAAAAAGCATACCCCGATTTTTATGATAAAGAGAATAGAGAAAATCAAAAGTAAAATACCAAAAGGTAAAAGGCGCGAGGAAAATTCTTCGCGCCTTTTAATTGGTGCCATTTAAAAAATCAGATTCATCACCACATTTTGTGATTTAACCCAAAAAATAAGGAAAACACTCACGAATTCCTGGCAATAATGTTAGCGTCACTTAACATAACAGGAGGTTCTAAAGTGTTTTCCGTATCACTAGATTTGCCAGAATTTGAAGTTGTTAAACAAGTGTTTCTTGAAGATTGCAATTTGTTACATGTTGAGAAAAATACTACAGAAGAACGCTGTTCTTACTGCGGTTTTTTTTCTAGTCATGTCCATGACTGGCGGACAAGAAAGGTTCGTGACTTGTCCGTATTAGGTAAGCCCCTTTTCTTATTTGTCAGAGTGTATAGATACCGTTGTCACAACTGTAATGAGGTATTTTCACAAACATTTGAATCTATCAGTCCTAATAAGCATCAGACCAATCGGTACAGAGAATATCTGTACGAAATGTGCATTGGCTC
This window encodes:
- a CDS encoding transposase family protein translates to MFSVSLDLPEFEVVKQVFLEDCNLLHVEKNTTEERCSYCGFFSSHVHDWRTRKVRDLSVLGKPLFLFVRVYRYRCHNCNEVFSQTFESISPNKHQTNRYREYLYEMCIGS